The Moraxella osloensis genome contains a region encoding:
- a CDS encoding cell envelope integrity protein TolA — MYAEVTSVYVPVKTPDYPFLAIVLSAIAHALVVGLLFFFYHNAPPAPMETSLITPEQLSAMQGQIKANQQNALAQNQATAGEMAGAPTPSLNSQTLSTVPMNTPHSTSTNQIEMVKDNLAAKQAQWEKEQALFAEKLDREVAAERQGVIDELNQRNETQQRNLQDYKIAESNIDEVKNEIRANNAAYNKNLNANSERQSDNSIKSLDLGKDGQSTGAAQSQSSSGQGSSRRGGASGGSSAGYVSQVMAMIDANWNVPTNSNGNSLTASFSIAADGTISNITIRGSSDAAFKASLQQAINQSSPLPPPPNGARTMTGNFKAK; from the coding sequence ATGTATGCTGAAGTGACCTCAGTCTATGTACCCGTCAAAACACCCGATTACCCGTTTTTGGCGATTGTGCTCAGTGCCATTGCCCATGCGTTGGTGGTTGGGTTATTGTTTTTCTTTTATCATAACGCCCCGCCCGCGCCCATGGAAACCTCTTTGATTACCCCTGAGCAGTTGTCGGCAATGCAAGGGCAAATCAAAGCCAACCAACAAAATGCGCTGGCGCAAAACCAAGCCACGGCTGGCGAGATGGCTGGTGCGCCCACACCGTCTTTAAATTCCCAAACCCTATCCACTGTGCCAATGAACACGCCCCATTCGACCTCAACCAACCAAATTGAAATGGTCAAAGATAATTTGGCCGCCAAGCAAGCGCAATGGGAAAAAGAGCAGGCGCTATTTGCTGAAAAGTTAGATCGGGAGGTAGCAGCTGAAAGACAAGGCGTGATTGATGAATTAAACCAGCGCAATGAAACCCAGCAGCGAAATCTGCAAGATTATAAAATTGCCGAAAGCAATATTGATGAGGTAAAAAACGAAATACGCGCCAACAATGCCGCCTATAATAAAAATCTCAATGCCAATAGCGAGCGGCAAAGTGACAATAGTATCAAGTCACTGGATTTGGGTAAAGATGGTCAATCTACAGGTGCAGCGCAATCGCAATCATCTAGCGGTCAAGGTTCTAGCAGACGTGGTGGTGCATCGGGAGGGAGTTCGGCAGGCTATGTCAGCCAAGTCATGGCGATGATTGATGCAAACTGGAATGTACCAACCAATAGTAATGGCAATTCATTAACGGCGTCATTTAGCATTGCTGCGGATGGTACAATTAGTAATATCACTATTCGCGGCAGTAGTGATGCCGCTTTTAAAGCAAGCTTACAACAAGCAATCAACCAATCAAGTCCGCTGCCGCCCCCGCCAAATGGCGCAAGAACCATGACGGGCAATTTTAAAGCCAAATAG
- a CDS encoding PD40 domain-containing protein: protein MNKTFFKAAVIALATTTMPPLVNAANNVDFTLVKQAPRSNLQVAIVPFAGAESISGIVTNDLTNLGQFTLDSNLPERPHSSSEVTLPVWQHKAVPYLVVGNTRSNRGNVEINFEVINVATGEVMQGLQTVTSKNNSQSLRMAGHKVADRIYEILTGIKGDFSGRIAYVVETGKPKNRVSRLVISDVDGFNPKVIYELNGTIKTLNTSADNQTFTFQVQPDTLGYPQVMSANIVSGAVSNLTNFKAMNYGASVSKDGRVIFSSSFENGIPQIYLAQGGSSRRLTNDPVGAIYPSWAPDGQSFVYTSDRAGGKKGGNKGQIYLYNLATGSEQRLTGGGLSSMGRISNDGKKMSYLLGANQGVVMDLGSRSVTAVNNVGLSEAPGVSPNGQHYIYSNKNVITIVSNGKSISISPSQNGVPNGLIYGPLWLNPDANNVLP, encoded by the coding sequence ATGAACAAGACTTTTTTTAAAGCGGCAGTCATTGCCTTGGCTACCACTACGATGCCACCTCTAGTGAACGCTGCCAACAATGTTGATTTTACCCTAGTCAAGCAGGCACCACGCTCTAACTTGCAAGTCGCCATCGTACCATTTGCTGGTGCAGAGAGTATCTCAGGGATCGTCACCAATGATTTGACCAATTTGGGGCAATTTACTTTAGATAGTAATTTACCAGAGCGACCTCATAGCAGTAGTGAAGTCACTTTGCCTGTCTGGCAGCATAAAGCCGTGCCTTATTTGGTGGTCGGCAATACGCGCAGCAATCGGGGTAATGTTGAAATTAATTTTGAAGTGATTAATGTGGCGACAGGCGAGGTGATGCAGGGTCTGCAAACCGTCACCAGCAAAAATAACTCGCAAAGTTTGCGTATGGCAGGGCATAAGGTTGCTGACCGTATCTATGAGATATTGACAGGCATCAAAGGCGATTTTTCTGGGCGTATTGCATATGTGGTGGAAACAGGTAAGCCTAAAAACCGTGTGTCACGTTTGGTCATTTCTGATGTGGACGGCTTTAACCCAAAAGTGATTTATGAGCTTAACGGTACCATTAAAACCCTAAATACCTCTGCTGACAATCAAACCTTTACTTTCCAAGTTCAGCCCGACACGCTAGGCTATCCGCAGGTCATGTCTGCCAATATTGTCAGCGGGGCAGTCAGCAATTTGACGAATTTTAAAGCCATGAACTATGGTGCGTCCGTGAGTAAAGATGGCCGCGTGATATTTAGTAGCAGTTTTGAAAACGGCATACCGCAGATTTATTTGGCGCAAGGTGGCAGTTCTCGTCGCTTGACCAATGACCCTGTAGGGGCTATTTATCCTAGTTGGGCGCCTGATGGGCAGTCATTTGTCTATACTTCAGATAGAGCCGGTGGTAAAAAAGGCGGTAATAAAGGTCAAATCTATCTCTACAATCTGGCAACCGGTAGTGAGCAGCGCTTGACGGGTGGCGGACTGAGCAGCATGGGGCGCATCAGCAATGATGGTAAAAAAATGTCCTATTTGTTGGGTGCCAATCAAGGCGTAGTGATGGATCTGGGTTCGCGCTCGGTAACTGCTGTAAATAACGTTGGGTTAAGTGAAGCCCCAGGTGTCTCACCCAATGGACAACACTATATTTACTCCAATAAAAATGTCATTACCATTGTATCGAATGGCAAATCCATCAGTATTAGCCCATCCCAAAATGGCGTACCCAATGGCTTGATTTATGGACCACTTTGGCTCAATCCAGACGCCAATAATGTTTTGCCGTAG
- a CDS encoding PD40 domain-containing protein — translation MAIVMAIVMAISLAMTGCQTMRSPSTTLSSNNTLQGSTSLPKVIEAVPTNLPHMDARQLSGKLIFIYLTGFGENRQAQLIETQIDGSDPKTLYKVNGTIMSLSASRLGDRLIFTVQAGNSYPQVVILDRATLQVTEISAVSGRRTHNFSGAISPDGRQLLLANSQMGNPEIFLTDSSGNVKQQLTHQPAIDLAPVWLPDGQSFIFTSDKAKFLQPQLYQYYFAKQQFLPLNLPGKTNAIARISPTGRLITYVSDNSQGRLADMATKKSIAINNEGLAEPANFSPDGNYLLYSAKNRIKIIPVPTFETLTPQQSPASWTIEFADSNHQPFTIREPIWVTP, via the coding sequence ATGGCAATTGTCATGGCAATTGTCATGGCAATTAGCTTGGCGATGACAGGCTGTCAGACCATGCGCTCGCCATCAACAACCTTATCTAGCAACAACACCCTGCAAGGTTCGACCTCACTGCCCAAAGTCATAGAGGCTGTACCCACCAATTTGCCGCACATGGATGCTCGCCAGCTGTCAGGTAAGTTGATTTTTATTTATTTAACCGGATTTGGGGAAAATCGCCAAGCGCAGCTGATTGAAACCCAAATCGATGGCAGCGACCCAAAGACTTTGTATAAGGTCAATGGGACGATAATGAGCTTATCCGCCAGTCGCTTAGGCGACCGCCTGATTTTTACGGTTCAAGCAGGCAACAGTTATCCTCAAGTCGTTATCCTTGATAGAGCGACTTTGCAAGTCACTGAGATTTCTGCAGTTTCTGGCAGACGCACCCATAATTTTAGTGGCGCAATCTCCCCTGATGGGCGCCAATTGTTACTAGCAAATAGCCAAATGGGCAATCCAGAGATTTTTTTGACCGATAGCAGCGGCAATGTAAAACAACAACTGACGCATCAACCAGCAATTGATTTAGCCCCTGTGTGGTTGCCAGATGGTCAATCCTTTATATTTACGTCGGATAAAGCCAAATTTTTACAACCGCAACTTTATCAATACTATTTTGCAAAACAACAATTTTTGCCTTTAAACTTGCCTGGTAAAACCAATGCCATAGCTCGGATTAGTCCTACGGGGCGTTTGATCACTTATGTCAGCGATAATAGCCAAGGCAGGCTTGCAGATATGGCAACTAAAAAAAGCATCGCTATCAATAATGAAGGATTGGCTGAACCTGCCAACTTTTCGCCCGATGGCAACTATTTACTTTATTCGGCAAAAAACCGCATAAAAATCATCCCAGTACCGACTTTTGAGACGTTGACACCACAGCAGTCGCCTGCTAGCTGGACAATCGAGTTTGCCGATAGCAACCACCAACCATTTACCATTCGAGAGCCGATTTGGGTAACACCCTAA
- a CDS encoding DUF4870 family protein, protein MNLEKPTDAHTPDPANPQFGSGANGYPSALPQYTQLSQNLPVTQSQISYNHITYALALFSYFTAGLTWIIPIVMNYLKRDEARNTWLYSHFDWQIKTFWYSIFFWVIGFVMVIFATGGLFFGAAVDSNHTMGGSFIVGALGGLIIVATVLWHLYRIIRGWIALSNGRAVP, encoded by the coding sequence ATGAACCTAGAAAAACCAACAGATGCTCACACACCTGACCCAGCCAATCCACAATTTGGTAGTGGGGCGAATGGTTATCCATCAGCGTTACCGCAATACACGCAGCTTAGTCAAAACTTACCGGTGACCCAAAGCCAAATCAGTTATAACCACATTACTTATGCGTTGGCGCTGTTTAGTTATTTTACTGCGGGACTGACTTGGATTATTCCGATTGTGATGAATTACTTAAAGCGCGATGAGGCTAGAAACACGTGGCTTTATAGTCACTTTGATTGGCAAATCAAAACGTTTTGGTACAGTATATTTTTTTGGGTGATTGGTTTTGTCATGGTGATTTTTGCGACTGGCGGGCTATTTTTTGGCGCCGCCGTTGATAGTAATCATACGATGGGTGGTAGTTTTATTGTCGGTGCTTTAGGCGGCCTGATAATCGTCGCCACAGTCTTATGGCATCTGTATCGCATTATTCGTGGTTGGATTGCGTTGTCAAATGGTCGAGCTGTGCCTTAG
- a CDS encoding quinone-dependent dihydroorotate dehydrogenase — MYAFLRPFLFNTDPEKAHEITLSLLEKSQKFGMLGFLYGKQELTTECMGLTFTNPVGLAAGLDKNGEYIDALAALGFGYIEIGTITPKPQPGNEKPRLFRIKEAHAIINRMGFNNKGVDYLIEQVKRAKYQGILGINIGKNASTPVENALDDYIYCLERVYPYASYITVNISSPNTKNLRDLQSGDALTALLDGIKSRHSQLASQHQYYVPLVLKVAPDLEEDQIDYIAKELVRFDIDGLITTNTTLSRNGVEDYKISQEAGGLSGRPLSHRSTQVLEQFAERLPSSVALIGVGGIDNGQRAVKKIEAGADLIQLYSGLIYEGPELIQTCVEALDGYRLSQHSPSTL, encoded by the coding sequence ATGTATGCCTTTCTTCGTCCGTTCTTATTTAACACCGATCCTGAAAAAGCCCACGAAATCACGTTATCGTTACTCGAAAAATCGCAAAAATTTGGGATGCTCGGGTTTTTGTACGGTAAGCAAGAATTGACGACAGAATGTATGGGGTTAACCTTTACCAATCCGGTTGGTTTGGCAGCCGGGCTTGATAAAAACGGCGAATATATCGATGCGTTAGCGGCATTGGGTTTTGGCTACATCGAAATTGGTACGATTACCCCAAAACCACAGCCTGGCAACGAAAAACCCCGTCTATTTCGTATCAAAGAAGCCCATGCCATTATCAATCGCATGGGATTTAATAATAAAGGCGTCGATTATCTCATCGAGCAAGTTAAGCGTGCAAAATATCAAGGCATTTTGGGTATTAACATTGGCAAAAATGCCAGCACGCCTGTTGAAAATGCCCTAGATGACTATATTTATTGTCTAGAGCGAGTGTATCCTTACGCGTCTTATATTACAGTGAATATCTCCTCTCCCAATACCAAAAACCTGCGTGACTTGCAAAGTGGTGATGCGCTCACGGCGCTGCTTGATGGCATCAAATCACGCCACAGCCAACTCGCTAGCCAACATCAGTATTATGTGCCATTGGTACTGAAAGTTGCCCCAGATTTGGAAGAAGACCAAATTGATTATATTGCCAAAGAATTGGTGCGTTTTGATATTGATGGGCTGATTACCACCAATACCACCTTAAGCCGTAATGGGGTAGAAGACTACAAAATCAGTCAAGAAGCAGGCGGGCTATCAGGTCGACCACTGAGCCACCGTAGTACCCAAGTTCTTGAGCAGTTTGCCGAACGCTTACCGAGCTCAGTTGCGCTTATCGGCGTAGGCGGCATTGACAATGGTCAACGCGCGGTTAAAAAGATTGAAGCAGGTGCGGATTTGATTCAGCTCTATAGTGGTTTGATTTATGAAGGACCAGAGCTCATTCAAACCTGTGTTGAAGCCCTTGACGGTTATCGTCTAAGCCAACATTCGCCGTCTACTTTGTAA
- a CDS encoding CvpA family protein, translating to MTLLDMVVLFVLFMGLWQGFNNGLMRSLVGMFGWLLALLLASYLAKPLAPFFVSFTGSTGLSIIAAFLAIGLFVIVGLQIVLWVMSKTLQGLRLSILDKLAGAGFGLVKNLVIVLMVLSLLAPFVGQRDFWQQSKFANALLPMAPFATQITQQLAANLGKTAFEGIGQMGNSIGKFD from the coding sequence ATGACTTTGTTAGATATGGTAGTGTTGTTTGTATTGTTTATGGGGTTGTGGCAGGGATTTAATAATGGCTTAATGCGCTCACTGGTGGGCATGTTTGGTTGGCTATTGGCACTGCTGCTAGCCAGTTATTTGGCAAAACCTTTAGCACCGTTTTTTGTGTCATTCACTGGCTCAACCGGCCTTAGTATCATTGCGGCATTCTTGGCAATTGGCTTATTTGTCATCGTGGGACTGCAAATCGTATTATGGGTGATGAGTAAAACCTTGCAGGGGCTTAGACTGAGCATTCTAGATAAATTGGCGGGCGCAGGGTTTGGCTTGGTCAAAAATTTGGTCATTGTGTTGATGGTGCTGAGTTTATTGGCGCCTTTTGTCGGTCAACGTGACTTTTGGCAGCAGTCTAAGTTTGCCAATGCGCTACTGCCAATGGCACCTTTTGCGACCCAAATCACCCAACAGCTTGCTGCCAATCTGGGGAAAACCGCTTTCGAAGGAATAGGGCAAATGGGCAATAGCATTGGTAAGTTTGACTGA
- the purF gene encoding amidophosphoribosyltransferase gives MCGVVGIAAHSEVNQMLYDALTMLQHRGQDAAGIVTCQDGRLFLRKENGMVRDVFMTRHMMRLVGHQGIGHVRYPTAGTSSSAEAQPFYVNSPYGITLAHNGNLTNAEEIAKELFMEDMRHINTDSDSEVLLNVLAHEMQKLGIQHPSPDDIFEAMTSVYKRIEGAYAVVAMITGYGILAFRDPNGIRPLIFGQRLAENGGFEYVVASESVALTALGFDIVRDVKPGEAIFIDENNNFFSRQCVEAKEFRPCIFEYVYFARPDSIIDNISVYKARMRMGESLAQKIIKEWGEDHGIDVVIPIPDTSRTSAMELAQHLGVKYREGFMKNRYIGRTFIMPGQQQRKKSVRQKLSAVPFEFRNKNVLLVDDSIVRGTTCHEIIQMARDAGANNVYFASAAPPVKYPNVYGIDMPARNELIASGHSVEEVCKIIGADRLIFQDLDDLIEAVQDKHSDAKKFDCSVFDGKYIAGGIDEDYLDELQRKRSDKAKQKKSGIQDVADTPVDIVGVQTEV, from the coding sequence ATGTGTGGAGTTGTCGGTATAGCCGCTCACAGTGAAGTTAATCAAATGCTATACGATGCGCTGACTATGCTGCAGCATCGCGGGCAAGATGCCGCGGGTATTGTGACATGTCAAGATGGCCGTTTGTTTTTGCGTAAAGAAAATGGCATGGTGCGCGATGTGTTTATGACCCGTCATATGATGCGTCTTGTCGGTCACCAAGGCATCGGGCATGTACGCTACCCAACGGCAGGTACGTCTAGCAGTGCGGAAGCTCAGCCTTTTTATGTCAATTCGCCGTATGGTATTACCTTGGCGCATAATGGTAATTTGACCAACGCAGAAGAGATTGCCAAAGAACTGTTTATGGAAGATATGCGCCATATTAATACCGATTCTGATTCAGAAGTCTTGCTCAATGTGCTAGCGCATGAGATGCAAAAACTCGGTATCCAGCATCCAAGCCCCGATGATATTTTTGAAGCGATGACATCCGTCTACAAACGTATCGAAGGCGCGTATGCGGTAGTCGCTATGATTACAGGCTATGGTATTTTGGCATTTCGTGACCCGAATGGTATTCGTCCGCTGATTTTTGGTCAACGATTAGCGGAAAATGGCGGTTTTGAATATGTGGTGGCATCTGAGTCAGTTGCGTTAACCGCATTGGGTTTTGATATCGTTCGAGATGTGAAGCCTGGTGAAGCGATTTTTATTGATGAAAACAATAACTTCTTTAGTCGCCAATGTGTCGAAGCCAAAGAGTTTAGACCTTGTATTTTTGAATATGTCTATTTTGCCCGCCCAGATTCGATTATTGATAATATTTCTGTTTATAAAGCCCGTATGCGTATGGGCGAGTCGTTAGCGCAGAAGATCATCAAAGAATGGGGCGAAGATCACGGGATTGATGTGGTTATCCCTATTCCCGATACCTCACGTACTTCTGCGATGGAACTTGCCCAGCATCTAGGCGTAAAATACCGTGAAGGCTTTATGAAAAACCGTTATATCGGTCGCACTTTTATTATGCCAGGTCAACAGCAGCGCAAAAAATCGGTCCGTCAAAAATTAAGCGCGGTGCCTTTTGAATTTAGAAATAAAAACGTATTGTTGGTCGATGATTCAATTGTACGTGGCACGACTTGCCACGAGATTATCCAAATGGCACGTGATGCAGGCGCCAATAATGTGTATTTTGCCAGTGCCGCGCCACCGGTCAAATATCCCAATGTGTATGGTATTGACATGCCAGCGCGCAATGAGCTGATTGCCTCAGGTCATAGTGTGGAAGAAGTGTGTAAAATCATCGGCGCGGATCGTTTGATATTCCAAGATTTGGATGATTTGATTGAAGCGGTACAAGACAAACACAGCGATGCCAAAAAATTTGACTGTTCGGTATTTGATGGCAAATACATCGCTGGTGGTATTGATGAAGATTATTTGGATGAATTACAGCGTAAACGCAGTGATAAAGCCAAACAGAAAAAATCTGGGATACAAGACGTGGCTGATACGCCTGTGGATATCGTCGGGGTGCAAACCGAGGTATAA
- a CDS encoding AzlD domain-containing protein: protein MNTPPDNVYLVAATFAMALVTFLTRLTPIILPKRLLDAPLLLAVNKALPLSVMTLLILTSLHWQHPEPISMSLSLSPLLVAEILALLVVLLSYHWKKQLLLSMLVGIASLNGFLWGLNLIGFQ from the coding sequence ATGAACACACCACCTGATAACGTTTATTTAGTCGCCGCTACTTTTGCCATGGCTTTGGTGACTTTTCTCACCCGCTTGACCCCGATAATTTTGCCAAAGCGTTTATTGGATGCCCCCTTGTTGCTCGCGGTGAATAAAGCATTGCCATTATCCGTGATGACGCTGTTGATTTTAACTTCTTTGCATTGGCAGCATCCTGAGCCTATAAGTATGAGTCTAAGCTTATCACCCTTACTTGTGGCAGAGATATTGGCGCTTTTAGTGGTGTTACTCAGCTATCATTGGAAAAAGCAATTACTGCTAAGTATGCTCGTGGGGATTGCTAGCCTTAATGGATTTTTATGGGGATTGAATCTGATAGGTTTTCAATAG
- a CDS encoding AzlC family ABC transporter permease, producing the protein MTNELMKNGLWQQAFKVSFPVAMGYIPAGIAFGVLFVAAKLPIWAAILSSVVLYAGAAQYASITLLAGGVGISTIASNTLAINLRHAFYAIPLLKQLPTNPISRFYCLFALTDETFSVLTTLHENERQRLILPVSLLNQCYWVIGTILGILLGEGLNDWVPHLDFALVCLFAILAYEQFKAVKAYYPIFIAIIAFTAAFYFISDWLLLSAICVSLGLIIIHFFMSNKSAHEQAL; encoded by the coding sequence ATGACAAATGAATTAATGAAAAATGGGTTATGGCAACAGGCGTTTAAAGTAAGTTTTCCTGTGGCAATGGGTTATATCCCTGCGGGGATTGCCTTTGGCGTGTTGTTTGTGGCAGCAAAACTTCCTATATGGGCGGCGATTTTATCTAGTGTGGTGTTATATGCGGGTGCGGCGCAATATGCTTCTATTACGCTGTTAGCGGGTGGGGTTGGAATCTCAACCATCGCCAGCAATACTTTAGCGATAAATTTGCGCCATGCTTTCTATGCCATTCCTTTATTAAAACAATTACCAACCAATCCTATCAGTCGATTTTATTGCTTGTTTGCGTTAACCGATGAAACTTTTTCCGTGTTAACCACCCTTCATGAAAATGAACGCCAAAGACTCATACTACCTGTGAGTTTGCTCAATCAGTGTTATTGGGTTATCGGTACTATATTGGGCATTTTGCTGGGTGAAGGGCTCAATGATTGGGTGCCCCATTTGGATTTTGCGTTAGTGTGCTTATTTGCTATTTTAGCCTACGAGCAGTTTAAAGCAGTCAAGGCTTACTATCCCATCTTCATCGCCATCATTGCGTTCACAGCGGCGTTTTATTTTATATCCGATTGGCTTTTACTATCAGCGATTTGCGTGAGTTTGGGACTCATTATCATCCACTTTTTTATGAGCAATAAATCTGCTCATGAGCAAGCTCTCTGA
- the secF gene encoding protein translocase subunit SecF — protein MNDDKLEDLDGLDGSEPINPEQKLSELGVRRSDEMVSNTQHRRTPRRNGKGVNKNLVKQPANSSDTTTQNAGLAVANAPTAEFSAEGFGGEKFFAGRRIINFLKVSKPFAILSAILTILGLVAILTKGLNLGLDFTGGVSATVVYEKPVQQAQVQSALASHKINDSVVQYLGSNKEILVRLPPQKQIEGLSNSLDAALDLPNNNATIKNIDVVGSQVGNEIYISSLGATALALLCMFIYVMVRFQAKLALGAVLALFHDSIITVGIFALFGWPFDLTVLAAVLSLIGYSINDTIVVFDRIRENFRRVRGASPTQIVNLSLTETLRRTIMTISTVLLVVVAMLLLGGESLHWFSVALLIGLILGTFSSVYIASAIPLWLGMSRKDFIVEVKPEFVEDEVVFEDRNAPIYDNKVVDNQ, from the coding sequence ATGAATGATGACAAGTTAGAGGATCTAGACGGTTTAGACGGCTCAGAACCCATTAACCCCGAGCAAAAACTCTCCGAGCTGGGCGTACGTCGTAGCGATGAAATGGTATCAAATACACAGCACCGCAGAACGCCGCGCCGTAATGGTAAAGGGGTGAATAAAAATTTGGTCAAGCAGCCTGCCAACTCCTCCGATACGACAACCCAAAACGCTGGGTTAGCGGTGGCTAACGCTCCCACTGCTGAATTTTCGGCAGAGGGTTTTGGCGGTGAAAAATTCTTTGCCGGTCGGCGTATCATTAATTTTTTGAAAGTATCTAAACCTTTTGCCATATTATCCGCCATCTTAACGATTCTGGGTTTGGTCGCTATTTTAACCAAAGGTTTAAATCTGGGCTTAGACTTTACAGGCGGTGTGTCAGCCACGGTTGTTTATGAAAAACCGGTGCAACAAGCCCAAGTTCAGTCAGCCTTAGCGAGCCATAAAATCAATGACAGTGTGGTGCAATATTTGGGCAGTAACAAAGAAATTTTGGTACGCCTGCCCCCGCAAAAACAAATCGAAGGGTTATCAAACTCTCTTGATGCGGCGTTAGATTTACCCAATAACAATGCCACCATCAAGAACATTGACGTGGTTGGCAGTCAAGTAGGTAATGAGATTTATATCAGCTCCTTGGGGGCAACGGCACTGGCATTACTGTGTATGTTTATTTATGTGATGGTGCGCTTCCAAGCCAAATTAGCCTTAGGCGCGGTGTTGGCGTTATTTCATGATAGTATTATCACCGTGGGTATTTTCGCACTTTTCGGATGGCCGTTTGATTTGACCGTGCTTGCCGCGGTGTTATCACTGATTGGTTACTCGATTAACGATACCATCGTCGTCTTTGACCGTATCCGTGAGAATTTCCGCCGTGTCCGTGGTGCGAGCCCAACGCAAATTGTCAATTTATCGCTCACTGAAACGCTACGTCGTACTATTATGACCATTTCAACGGTGTTGCTAGTGGTGGTCGCGATGCTGCTGCTTGGCGGTGAAAGCTTGCATTGGTTCTCAGTAGCATTGCTCATTGGCTTGATTTTAGGTACTTTCTCATCGGTGTATATCGCCAGTGCGATTCCACTGTGGCTAGGTATGTCGCGCAAAGACTTTATTGTCGAAGTCAAACCAGAATTTGTTGAGGACGAAGTGGTTTTTGAAGACCGCAATGCGCCTATCTATGACAACAAAGTAGTAGATAATCAATAA